gcaaagcagcacccaaaatggcagctccctggcaggtaggaaatccaggggatttctgagatttttttccattcgggagaacagcgggaaatggattaaaatccaggggttttccatgaaaaatggggtacttggcagctaagctatCAACccaactggccatgctggttggggctgatagcaGCTGGGGTCCAGCCATACCCAGAGTGCCACATGGTACACAtcccagcttttttaaaaaaaattgaagcaaAGAGGCAATTGCATTGTACTTGGAGCAGATACCAATTAGTCCTTATACTAAGCAAGATTCTCTATATTCAATTATTCATGGCTGAACTGTTACTGTGAAATGATATTGCAGCAGTAGAGAAAGGCATTTAAAAGCACTCAAAAGAAATGTACAGAAAACATTGTGTGAAACTTATTCCACCCTCTCATGAATCTTGGTGTATCCAATCTAAGTATACTCACAAGTAAGCCACAATGCATTCAAAAGGATGTATTCCTAGGTTAAGTTTGTATAAGAACACAACAGGAAGTATTGTATTCTGCGTCGTTGCCAGAAGGTGGTGCTGCTGAGTTGCTCTGTTATGCTTGGGTACCACCTATGGCTGGAGGATGGTACTACATCTTCCAGTTCAGCAGTTGCCACCTGACACAGTTAGCCCAATAGGGTTCCACCTGGCTGTATAAAATCGCGAGGATTGGTGGCTACTTGCTCCGAGTTTGTATGACAACCGCTTTCAGATTGCAAACCTACTTAGCAGCTCATTGCCTGTTCTGCCTCCAGATCAACAGTGCACTTTCTAACTCTGTACAATACAATGCTCATCACTGgcattaaataaaatattaaaagcgGTAGTTGAACATAGTTGAAAACGCACATCTGGTCAATTCCCTTCTTAACATCagtgttagtacagtggtacctcgggttacaaatgcttcaggttacagactccgctaacccagaaatagtacctcaggttaagaaccttgcttcaggttgagaacagaaatcatgctccagcggcgcggcggcagcaggaggccccattagctaaagtggtgcttcaggttaagaacagtttcaggttaagaacggacctccggaatgaattaagttcttaatcagaggtaccactatatctgCTTTGCTTCAGTTTTGCACAGTGCCCATTTCCAATACAATGACTAACGCTGCAATATTATAAATCAGTTTAAAGTTTAATTGTTCTAAGAGGTGAAGACAAATCTCAGTgaaacagcaaaatatattgggctggccCTAACACAGAGGAGGTGAGAGGCTGGATTCGTATGTTTACACACAGTAGCAGCGAAACTGGTTCTTCCACATTTTGTGGAAGGTGGAGACAAAAACGGATTGCAAGGTTGGTCTGTAAACCCTGCCTCCTTATTTTATTGGTgatgtcagggccggctctacggccaggctgggtggtgcagggcgccacggcgccagcccgccaggggggcgccacgcagccccgcctgcccgcccgctcggccgcgcagcaagcccgcccacccgcccgtcgtgcagcagcgccctcggcaacCACGCTGCGCACTGAGGCCGCCCGCCTGTCGTGCTGGAAaatggggcggcggggggcggcagagggatccgccgcaccacggcgccagggcgccaaaggtgcttaagacggccctgggtgacGTACTCCACAAGGGTAACTTTATAGTGAAGCAAAAAGTCTGGTGGCACCTTGGAGACTAAGAGCACCACAGAACGGATCGTCTGTACCacttgtaccttggttctcaaacttaatccgttccagaagtccgttccaaaaccaaagcattccaaaaccaaggtgcgctttcccatagaacgTAATgtgaaacagattaatctgttccagacttttaaaaacaatcgctaaaacagcaatttaacatgaattttactatctaacgagaccgttgatccataaaatgcaagcaataaacaatgtactgcagtcacacaatcaatcagtagctgaactgggttccacacagtcacaaaaacaaacaaaaaagagccgcaaaaacaaaaacacaaaataaatagcaaaaacagacagacctcagtataacactcaaaacggaagagtagcactcaaaacagagcacgttcagcttccgaaaaacgttacttctgggtttgcagtgtttgggtttcaagtcgtttgagtaccaaggcatttgagaaccaagataccaccgTACAAATTATTATAGTCCATCTTTCCTCCTAGGAGCTTAAGAACTCTGACCCTTCCCCACTTTGCATTTGCAATCTGCTTAAATCAAGCCAGACCTTCAGTTCATCTGCCTCATTGGTCTTCAGCTGGAGGCCAGGAGAATGCAGTACCACAACCTCATCTAAACTGGGCCACCATGGCAACACTACCAACATATAGATATATCATGGAAATGATGGGCCCTGAGTCTGAAAAGGCTGAAGATTATTGAtttagcttggtattgtctagagcagggtttcccaaacttgggtctccagctgcttttggactgcaactcccatcatccctagctagcaggaccagtggtcagggatgatgggaattgtagttccaaagcagctggagacccaggtttgggaaaccctggtctacagcAACTGGAAATGGCTCCTTGGGGTTTCAGACAGACGCTTTCCCCAGCCATATTTGCAGATGTGAGGAGGAGAAAGACACACAGGAAGTGGGGAGGACGAGGCTTCTTGTTATATGAGAAGACTGGCAATGAAAGAGAGAGGCGTGTTAAATAGGGCATAAATGAAAAAAAAGATCCAGTTGAAAGTGTAAATGGTTCAACCAGAGTGGGCGTAACCCTCTCCCAGCTGGTAATGAGCTGGCAAAGCAAGATTTGTAGCGGGCACAAACAGAGGGCACATTTACTTTCTACAGTGGGCTAGCCACACCCAGTCCCTGTTGAGCCCAAATCTGATAGCGTCAAATTACACATGAATTCCAGCTCCACAGCTTGGAAGCGTCCCTTTGAAACAGGCAATATATGCCATTGTGTGCTAGCAATTGCCATTCTGTTACAGCTGGTGAAATTGGACTCTCAGGAGGATTGGTGGGAACAAATTGGACATGGCTGTGGCACACCTCTCTCCTGCACCTGGGTCTTCGGGTCTTATTTTGCAATAATACTTTCACCCCCATCTGCAGCTCAGTTGTCATGATCATCCACTGCctgcagaaggccccgggttcagttctggcatctccaggatcAAGTGATGGCAAAGCCTAAActtttggagagccactgccagtcccagtagacagtactgaactagatgggacaAACTGTGGGCAGCTTCCTATCTATAGAGCACAGGGATTGCTGGACTGCAACACCCATCAGACTTAGCCAGCATCACCTATGGTCAGGGAAGAGGCAGGATTTATGTTGTGGGGggaggccttttgttgggggggggcagaaccaagctaTCTGTGACTCAATTGGTCAGCTAGCTAAGTACTTTTATTTACATGATTTGGGACAGCTACTCCCCTCCACCCACCTGACTATGCCcaggggatcatagaatcatagagttggaagagaccacaaagggccatccagtccaaccccctgccaagcaggaaacaccatcaaagcattcctgacagatggctgtcaagcctccgcttaaagacctccaaaggaggagactccaccacactccttggcagcaaatgatGATGGGAGGTGTGGTCCACCACCAAcaatataactttttttaaaaaaatccctggagAACACGCTACTACCGGTAGCAGAGGTGGAAAGAGGGGAAACATCAGGTGCTTGAAATAAGATTCATTCCAGGCCTGAGTCCTGACTTATTTTGGAATACTGTAAATCCAACAGAGCACGTTTTTAACCCAAGTAAGGATTTGTTCCAAAAAAACACATAGGGGCTGAAATAAATCTTATTTCAAACACATGGAgcaccctccccctttttcttttcttaactgcATAAATAAATACGTCGTGCATTTGTAGAGTTGCCTGTATCCTAAAAAAAACTGATACATACTACAGTAATGTCTTGATTACACTTTAAAttgctaccatagctgccaagttatcccttttttacagggattttcccttatgctgaataggcttcctcgcgagaaaagtgaaaacttggcagctatgattgctaCCCGAATCTTTACTGATGGTTCTGGTTAGTGCTTTCTCGAATTCTCCCAGAGTCCCAGTAATGCGACTGAAAACTGAACTGTGAAAGGTTCCTGGGCGCACGGCCTCTATTTTATAGTACCAACTTTTATTCCCGCTTCAATTAAAATGTACTGGATGTTCCCATCTGTATAGGGCACTCCCGTGGCGAAGTGCCCCTTATTGTTGAAATTTTACCCCGGCAACGCATTGACGGAGAGGGGCTAAAGTTGTGTGTGCTGCTTTAATTTCCCCTTGGATGAAAAGCACGCACCGCCTTCTCCTTTAAAGCCGCGgcgcggggaggggggcagcggGAGTCCGGCAACCAGccacctccctctcccacccgATTCAGCAAGCGATGGCACTCAGCaaacctcttccctcctcctcctccgttttACACGGGAACCACCGCTCCGCTCCGGGCCATTGATCCGCCCACGTGCGCAAGCGGCGCTCCCTGGGACAAGCCGGGGAGAGCGGCCCCGGCGCCGCGATGCTGCCTCCAGGCAGGGGCGCTTCCCCGCAGAGGCTCGGCCCCTTTTCTGGGCCGGCCTGCTGGGCAGCTCCGTTTCCCCGCTTCCGAGCTTCTGGGCCAGCAGCCGGTAGCGCCAGAGCCATTTTGCCCTCCCGCTCGCCGGCGACATGGACTACCGGGAGGCCGCCAGCTGGGCTGCGGAGCGCCTGCAGAGCTATCGCAAAGACTGCAGCGGGTGGCGCAGCTGCAAGCGCACGGTGAGGCCCGCGCGGCGCGCTTGGGGAGGTTGCCCCCCTTCTCACCGCAGAGGGGGTGAAATCCCGGTGACTCTCCTTTTAaagtagaggttggatagccatctgtcatggatgccttagttgagattcccgcattgcgcggggggggggaggaggttggactagatgaccttggaggatcccttccaactctacagttctatgatggtACCGCTTTTGGAAGGGGGGATGCGCCTAGCTTGCTCGTCCTGGGAGAGCGGCTGCCGGTCCGGGCTGGCAGGTGGAAAAAGAAGCTGGCCCGGGATGTGGTTGGTAGCTTTCCTCGTGCGCGCATTTAATGCGTAGCCCAGGACGCAAAATGCGAGCGAGCTGCTTCCTCTAATGGCAAACAGCAAAAGGAATTGGTGACAAAGGTTCTTCCCGgggccacaagactctttgttgtagCTGCTGAATGTGCGTTGAGAGGCATCTGTTCTGGCTTGAGAGTCCCCCGGGACCTTACAGCGTGGGGTGGGTGCATGGGTTATTGGAAAGGAGGAACAGTAGTAACTCAGTATATAAAATTGAGTCTGGCATTGGAGAAAGTGGACGGGGAAAagtctcctctccccctctctcgtaacactagaagtAGTGGACATAAGAcagagctgaatgctggaagataaGAGAGAGCAATTCACCCAGGGCACAGTTAAatctgtggaactcgctgccacaagagACGGCGGTGGCTTTAAAATTGGGTTGGGCAGATTCATGGACGATCTGAAACGGAAACCTTGGAGAGAAAATGGGGAACAATGGGTTATTTAGAAGGGGCGGGAGAGGGCATGAACCTCCTCAAGTGCGTGAAGAGGGGcttgtattctcccccccccccccggccgcagCCGCGGCCCCTGCATctctgaaatgttggagggaattcATTCAGTTCCCTCTCCCCTATGGTGTCTGTTCATGCTGCGAAGAAGCAAGCAATGTAACACTCATTGTTTAGCctggtggaggagggggagggggaaggaatcaGCATGTCTCATTGGTGCATCCCAGGACACGCTACAGTGTGGTGTTGCTGGCTGGGAGGAGACAATGTGGTTTCAAGGAAGCTGGAGCCGCCAAACTTGTTTTCAGTACAGTGGcatctcaggttacagacgcttcaggttacagactccgctaacccagaaatagtacctctggttaagaactttgcttcaggaagagaacagaaatcgtgcactggcggcagcgggaggccccgttagctaaagtggtaacctcaggttaagaacagtttcaggttaagaacggatctccagaacgaattaagttcttaacccgaggtaccactctatgaGGAATTTCCCTgggacagtgccagatttaccgtacttataagctaaacaagctatagcttagggccccactgtcttggatgtacatttccaaaatataagataaaaaactaataaaattaaacctacaagcagcaacagtgctttgtgtCGGGtaaggctcctatttgttatgtgcaaatggctttagttacctattaggtccataaattaccatatagcatatattcaacacacaaaacagtgataatttgctgttgacaaaggacagctggactcatgtaaaaatgagtactttaaattgtaaaacagacaattcaataaaaattatatacagacATTCTCCTATGTGAACACCTTGGCATAGTGTAAAGACTCCCTTGCCCTGTCACTGCCCCCTGGTGTGTACACAAGCAGAAATTAACAACTTCACTGCACCCATAGATATTGGGAGAAAGTCGGCTCTGTTCCTGTTGATGCTGTAGAAAGTCCCACGTTCCATTTGCAgtattgccagtcagtgtagacaatattgaactacatggacccaatggtctgacttgcaaTAAGGCAGTTTCGTATGTGTATAGACAGGCTGGTCTAGTCTATGAACATTTATGCCACACTAAATGTGTTAGCCTTTGAAGTGCTGCAGACTTCTTTGTTTCGAAAGGTACTCTATTTGAATGCTGGCCCTTGGCATTATTCCcctgaaacaaataaacaagactTCCAAATATGAGTGATGCATCTAttgttgtacagtatttgtatcctttgtatgcttttgaattatggtgctagaggaggctcttgagagtcccatggactgcaagaagatcaaacctatccattcttaaggaaatcagccctgagtgctcactggaaggacaggtcctgaagctgaggctccaatactttggccacctcatgagaagagaagaatccttggaaaagaccctgatgttgggaaagattgagggcactaggagaaggggacgacggaggacgagatggttggacagtgttctcgaagctacgaacatgagtttgaccaaactgcgggaggcagtgcaagacaggagtgcctggcatgctatggtccatggggtcacgaagagtcggacacgactaaacgactaaacaacaacaaatttgtatCCTACATTGCCGTCAAGGAGAAGAAGGCAACTTGGATCGTATCCTAATCATTTGTCTTCTCAACAAACATGTAAGATGTAAGACAGATACCGGTAGTTGGTGGCTGTCACAAACCCAGTGAATTTCAGGGCTGAGTAGGGATTCAGGCCTGCGTTTCCCTGAATTTAATCCAGCGTTCTAACTAATTCAGCACACTGGTTTAAGCCACACACTCTTTGTCCCAACCATGTTTCCCCACCTGCAATATAAGAGGATATTTATTCTAACTATCTTACAGGACCATTTGGGAAATACTGAGATAATAGATGTGTAGAGAGCTTGAAACACTtctaaagtgctatataaatgctgagttttttaaaagtttttttttttaaaaaaataacctcaCTCGACACAGTTATACTGTGGGGGTGGATTTTGactgatttaatttaatttttctaGAATGAACTTTCAATATCTTGGAGACCATCAACGGAGTTTCGTGGAAACATGTAAGTAAAGTtgcacacaaacgcacacacccAAAATGAGCATATTTATTAAGGAGGTAAATTACTTGGGGGGTGGGAGGTAGATCCCACCACTTTGGTCACATctgcagtacaatcctatatatcctgtgaactgcccagaaatcttttgatgaagggcagtatctatatttaataaataaataataaataaataaaaatatgtgtctgttcagaaataagttccattggGGCCGATTGCCAAATAACAAATATAGGATTGAATGGGCAGTTTCCATTCAGTTTTTATACATCTAAGTTCTCAAATGTACGttgcaagcacaattcaaagtgttggtgctgaccttgaaagccctaaacggcctcggcccagtaaacctgaaggagcgtctccacctcccatcattctgcccggacactgaggtccaactccaagggccttctggcggttcgctccctgcgagaagtgaggttacagggaaccgggcagaggagggccttctcggtggtggtgcccgccctgtggaatgccctcccatcagatgtcaaggaaacaactacctgacttttagaagacacctgaaggcagccctgtatagggaagttttttatgtttgctgtttatcatgtttttaatattctgttggccaAGAGTGGCCAGATTGggtggtataaatattattattaataataatatttccagaTTTTGAGTTTGTGATAAATTTTTGTTGCATCTTTCTCTTTCAGCCTGCAAGAGAGTTAGGTTGAGAGGCTGCGGTTTTCCACCAAGTAGAGCAGGCTTGCAAATAAGCCACACAAGTTACTAGCCTGCAGATTTTCTCCCCAGCCACCCCACACAGCCTCCAACCAACTGGCagactaatttttaaaaatgccttctaCCAAGTGGACTATAGGAAGAAGAATAGGGTGAccagtctctccccaccccacatcaaCCCACTAGGTCCATCCTGGTTGTGGGGAGActcccctttctccccacctGGCATGGACACTGAGCGAGCTGGAGGAAAGAGGGATGGAACAATCCATCTCTCCTCCCCCAGCCCATACCTGTATGAAATTGGTAGTCACCTGTGGGGGGGCAGGTGGATTGTTATGTACAAAGCCAAAGCAAAGTCACCGTTACGAATAATGCATTTCCAGTACACATGACATTTGATTTGAGTTTATCAGGTGGATGATGGGGCATTGAAAAATATCTAGCACCAGAGGTCTGCCTACGGAGACCGAAATAAAATGAGggcaatttttaaattatttgttaaTGTCTGTATGCCCCCTTTTGTTCTTTCTTCCCCCGAAAGATACAAAGCGGAAGGGATTATGCCTGCAAAACCGGAGGATGTCTTTAAATGTTTGAAACCAGAGGCGGGTGGACTTCGAGAAAAGTGGGATCCAAATGTGAAGGAGATTGAAGTCGTTGAAGAGATTAGCGAAGTAAGTATAACACAGTTGGACTGTGGCAACTGGTAAagtgtagctgctgcattttgggtcCACCCGTGCTTAACGTTTAAAATAGTCTCATTTCACTTTAAAACAGTCTCCAaaatcatgggaaatgtagtttgttaagggtgctgaaaggaGTTAGAGAActttattcccttcacagagctacatttcctgtagtggtttaacaatcaatccctcttcccagggaactctgggaactgtagctctcggagggaataggagtctcctaacaactcttggcgcccttagcaaactacaactcccaggattctttgggggaagctatgactgtttgaAGGAGTATGATActtcttcaaatgtatggtgcacATGAAGTCCGGGATGGGGTACCTGCAGTagataaactaataataataatttaaaaaaaattaaaaaaataataaacaactttattcgcattagccaaAGGCACAATAAAACGATACAATGTATACAGAAAAAGATCtgataaaagcacaaattagaATTCTGAATTATCAATCAGTTGGTGGCctttattctaattgccccagcaatGTAGCTAGCAACCTTAGCTGTTGTGTGGTCATTTAGGTCTGATAGAAGGAAATGCATTGTGGCCATCCATGGTTGAGCGTTGATCAACAAATACGCCTAAATATTACATCATAGCCCTGGTTTGTGCTTTGTAGGATGTTTCCATAGTCAGAACTATCACACCGTCGGCTTTTATGAAGATCATCTCTCCGAGGGAGTTCATAGACGTCGTCCTGATTAAGCGGGATGAGGACGGAACCATCACATCTAATGGTAAGATGGCCAACGCCTAAATATATTGGCCTGCATAGGCTGGTGCCCATGTTAGTATAAGTACTTAATACCAGTGGCTGTAGGTATGGATTGGCAGCAACTGGGGGCAACCAGGAAATTCCCTTTCTGTGGTACTTGACCTGTCATgtgccatcacacacacacacaaacacacacacacacacacaccactgcttAGATGTTGCTGCCATCAAGCAATGGTCTCACATGTGTGACCTGATGCTCTGAAA
The Zootoca vivipara chromosome 14, rZooViv1.1, whole genome shotgun sequence DNA segment above includes these coding regions:
- the STARD5 gene encoding stAR-related lipid transfer protein 5, yielding MDYREAASWAAERLQSYRKDCSGWRSCKRTNELSISWRPSTEFRGNIYKAEGIMPAKPEDVFKCLKPEAGGLREKWDPNVKEIEVVEEISEDVSIVRTITPSAFMKIISPREFIDVVLIKRDEDGTITSNATNVEHPLCQPRPSYVRGLNYPCGCFCIPAPGEPCKTQLLSFFQTDLGGNLPQTVVESFFPSSMTGFYSNLTKAVLKLAA